The genomic DNA TGCCCTTTAAGGCTTCATAAAGGGATAATATGTAAAGGAAACAACCTATGTCTGGATGTCATTAGGCTAGCATTGACCATTACTGTTTAACAgaatgaaattttttctttttaaaatttgtactgGTGTATAttgctagtggtaaggaaaccatctgccaatgcaagagatgtgagtttagtccctggcttgggaagaaccGCTAGAGGagggcattggcaacccactccagtattcttgcctggagaatcccaagaacagaggaatctgatgggctacagtccataaggttgcagagtctgacacgactgaagtgacttagcacatgtacacacatagctgattaacaatgttgtgatagttttaggtggacagAGAAAGGAcacagccatatgtatacatgtatccattctcccctaaacgcccctcccattcaggctgcccataacattgagcagagttccagtGTTATACAgcgggtccttgttggttatctagttTAGACAAAGTAGCATATATAGGTGACTGTACGTTCTCTACAGAAATTTTGGATAATTGCTTTTAAGGGTTTATTTACTAAGAATGATCACGTCACAAAGATAATAAAGTCAAATATGATAAGAACTACAATTGGAAAATAGTATattaatgattctttttttactttacaactcagttcacttcagttctgtcactcagtcgtgtccgactcttctagCCAactaaataagcaagatgacataATTACAATTTTATAGGTCCCAGAATTATTAACCTAAATTATCAAATAGAAGATAGGAATTTTGACCACATGTGAGTCATATTAACTATTCAAAAAACACCTAAGTGTGGTGTACATTTCTTATTTATCATACAGGCTAAATGCCAAGGAGGAACCCAACACTACCATTCATCTATAAAATCTCAGCATTTTATGATTATAAGTAGCatcataaatgttttatttcacaaGCTGATATAAGTTAATATCACTAGACCCATATTTGAAGCTTAGATAGCAATATAATTCTGATTGTTTTATGTTAGACTATACTGACCTGACAATGGATGGATCATCTGGTATGTCTTACATTACGTTGAAACTCCCAAGAAGTTTCCTCAAGGCTGCTTTTATCTCCTTATTCCGGAAGCTATAGATAAAGGGATTGAAGAGTGGGGTCACCATAGCATAGAACAAAGTTGCAACTTTCTGCATCCCAGCAGAATGTCTGAGCCCTGGGCTCACATACATGACCATGAGAGAGCCATAGAACAGGGATACCACAGCCAGATGAGAcccacaggtggagaaggctttcTGTCTCCCAGTAGCTGAAGGCATATGCAACACAGCTGTTAGCACTAGAGTGTAGGACCCGAGGATAAAGAGGAAGTTACCAAAGATAACTATTGAGCTTAGACTGTAGCAAAGCAATTCGGTTTGGGGGGCAGAGACAGTGGCCCTGGGTCACACACAACATGGTCAATGATATTTGGTCCACAGAAGGGCATCCGAGAAATGAGAACAATGGGGATCAGGAACCACAGAAATCCACAGACCCAGCAGATAAGGACCAGTTTGGTACAGAGATGTCCAGTCATGATATTAGGGTAGTGCAAAGGACGGCAGATAGCAAGGTACCGATCAAAGGCCATAACGGTCAAATGCAAGCATTCAGTCGTtcccaaggaaaaaaagaaataaaactgtaggAAACATCCAACAAAGGAGATGGTCTTTTTATCTGAGAGGAAGTTGACCAACATCTTGGGGACTGTAGAAGAGACATACCAGATCTCTAGAAAGGAGAAATTCCCCAGGAATATGTACATGGGGATGTGGAGTCGCTGGTCACACCATAAAGCACAAATAATGGCCCCATTCCCTGTTATGGTCAGAGCATATATTGTAAGGCAGAGTGAGAAGAGGAGGCTCTGAATCTTCCACTCATAAGAAAAACCTAGGAGTATAAATTCTCTTACGAAAGCAAAGCTGGAATCTGGCTTAGAGATGTTCATTGGGTCAGTAACCTGCAAGTTCAAAAGACATGTATTTATCATTTAGAATTCATTTCAAATGTGTTTTTGTTTGAGAATGAGGagaagatatttttccaaaattcaTCAGTTAGGAAAGAATATAGTTTGCTTGTTCTTGGCTCTATACTCTGAGTTCTGGGCATAGTAGGTAACTGGTGGCACAGAAACAAACTTTTGCCTCCTTCTGAATCTCTCCATTACTTTGAAAGAGCTAGAGAACTTTAAACATATTTTGTAAGCTTCTTATTTTGGGGACAGAGATGATCTATGACAGTTTCTGTATAGCATGTAACACAAAGTTACCATAAAtgtactagttttttttttttttttactaaaccTAACTTATGGTGAAATACTCAGCAGAGATTTTACAATTTACATCTCAGTCGAATATATTCCTTATCatataattaaaatgtgaaaaataaatggatatatTTTACAGTAAGTTGGCAGTAACTATTTTAAGGGCAATACCTCTGCTTTTCTGCAACATAAATATATAAGAGCATAATGTTACTCACCAACATTGGCTTTTGTAATGTTACAGTGATTCTCTAGAAATCAGTGGCTTTCAGTTTGCACTTAGTCTTTTACTGAAAATTTTGTAGAAAAAAGAAGCTAGGTATGGGActatattttgtagtttttttttttcacaagtttttgggattgattttatttataagcTAGTTCAAGAGAAGGCAAATGCTTTCTTTTGTCATAAACAGATTTCTTTTTACTCTATATTCTCATAGAAAGGATGCCAGATATCTGAGtttcttgaaaaaatttttttttgtgtgtggcaatATGCAGGCATGTGAGTCCTAAAAGTTATGAAGGCTTATATTTTCAGCACAAacacaaaattttcaaaagtaattttcTCCCACTTATTGTCCACACCAGTGTTCTGAGAAGTCTTTCCTAATGATCTGGTAGAAATGTGTGCATCTTTTAGTAATCTAAATCCTTTTAAAATCACTTCAAATCAAGAGCATTAGGAAATCAATATAAGGAGATGGGGACAAAAGGGAGTTGGCTTAATCGTGTCAAGACTCTCTGCTATGCTCAAAATCGAAAGACCTGTGGTTTTAATGTTGACCAGATCTCTAAGACCTGTTTAATAAATCATACCTTCTGTCTCTAGCCGGATAAAGAGTTTATTGCTTCACAAAATTaagatttcactttctttatcaCAGGTTCTCCTGAGACGTGGCCTCTGTAGCTTTAGAGAAGTTATCTTCCAAGCCAAAGGTTCTTTATAAAGTTAAATTAATGCACATTCTCTGAGGGATCAGTAAAGAGAAGTAGCAACTTCTCTGAGGACCCATTATTTACAAATAACTTGCCCACCTGAAATATAGATTCCAAAAGTTTCCAGAAAACACAGTTTGTGGAGCAAAAAAGACACACTATGTCAGCCAAAGTTCTGATAGGAATATTTCAAATATCATTGTGCATATTTTGGAGAATAGAGAGGGGATGTTCAGAGACCCCAGTGAGGCAAATGCTGAGATATAGAAACTGTAGGACATTGATGATAAAAATGTGGAGAATTTGGAAGTATCGTTTAGAAGGGCAGTATGGTAGAAGTCTTTAGATTTTAGAGAAAAGAGCGAGAAGTATCAATATTTAAGCTTATTGACTAAAATATTTCAGAGGAATGTGTGACTTCCCAATTAACATATAAAAGCAAACTCTTTACACTGAAagactaaagagaaaaatattacttCGACATTATTACCTCTTGGTGACACTAAGAAACCCCTAAAGCAATCTTGATTTTATCATTTGCCTGCTTAAAATCCACCAGTGGTTTCCTTATTCAAAAATTTCCGTGTTCTCCACAAATAGACTTCAAATGACTTTCTTTCTTACCTTTTCCTACTCTTTCTTTCAGAATAATTTTGGACAGCATTTCATTCTCTGAgtagctttcagtttttcatattTGATTCTTTGTGGCCACTTTCTCTATATGGAATTCTCATTACCTCCCTCTATACCTgcagattgatgcttttgaactgtggtgttggagaagactcttgagagtcccttggactgcaaagagatcaaaccagtccatcctaaaggaaatcaatccagaatatttattagaaggactgatgttgaagctgaaactccaatactgtggccacctgatgtgaagaatcaactcattagaaatgaccctgatgctggctgggaaagattgagggcaggaggagtggacaacagaggacaagatggttggatggcatcactgattcaatggatatgaatttgagcaaacttcaggagatggtgaaggacaaggaagcctggcatgggatcacaaagagttgcatacgactgagcgactaaacagcagtaCTTGCAAAACCCCATTTATCATTCAGGGTCTAGTTCAAATGACATTTTCGCATAACAATTCTCCTTATTCCCCTAATGGAAGCACCTTTTCCAcctctgaatttttatttcaccatttgtgtatctttctttttacACTTTTCATAAGCTGCTTTATGTTTACTTGTTTGTATACATATCTTTTCTCCCCTCCCAGATTTTAAGATTGTAGACAAGAGATATTATTCAAGTTTGAACTAAATCAAGATGATATAAATACATTGCATTTATTTATccacattaaatatttgttgaatatatggaattcttattttttgttatctgagttttcttatttgtattggcttccctggtggctcagtagtaaagaatccacctgccaatgcaggtgatatggatttgatccctgggtcaggaagatcccttggagaaggaaacccactccagcattgttgtctgggaaatctcatagacagaggagcttggcaggctacagtaggacacgacttggtgactaagcaacaacCACAATTCTTAGTAAAATCAACACCTGGTGCACCAAAGTAAAAAAGACAACACCAAGGTGCCTGACAATATTACATTATATTCACAGATGGGAAAGAAAttcagagggaaagagagatgtAAGTAGGTTACAACTCATTACGAGAGACTTCTTTGGAAGCTCATTGAAGAAACAGCTTGAgagcacatataagtgataacacacactatttgcctttctctgtatgacttattttattacatataatacatttcagttcatccatgttgttgcaaatggcattgtgtacatatttatatctatgttacatcttctttatccattcatatattGATGTATACTTAAATTATTTCTGTATCTTGCCTACTGAAATAATTGTGCAATGAACATcaggatgcatgtatcttttctattaAAGAAGGGTTAACAAGGAACATAAAGGCTGATGGATATGTTCACTATCTTGATTTTGATGATGTTCATTGTTGAACACATATGTCAAATTTTATCAAATTGCACACTTTAAGTATGTGCTGTttgttatatattaattataccacaataaaattatttaaaagaccTTAAAGAtcaaattaaatgtattttatgctAATATCTGTGTtcttttgaagatattttaataatttgacTTCCAGTGCATAACTATCAGGACCTGAAGTAATCATAGATAATGTTGAAACAAATTAGTCAGGTGACCAACATTACCTGTCTATTTAGAAACATTAGGCATGCATTAGAGCATGCCATCCATATCAAGGTTTTCTGTTGGTGGTCATATATCATAGTGGTCAAGATATGATTTCTCTTGGAACTGGAACTATTAATAAAACCTTAACTGTATCTGATGATTTAGATTTAGTTAGAGACTAAGATCACAGAAGACATCTGCCTAGTACTtatatgttaaatgaaaaataatctaaaactTCACTTATGGTTAATGCTTAGCTGCTTTATATGTGGATTTTCTTGTCTCCCTGTTTTGAGTCTCAGAATATGCAAATTTTATTGCTCTTAACAAAGAAGTTCCCAAGAGATGTCCAGTGCAAATTATTTTCATGAATCTTGTTCTGTCCAAAACAGAGAATAGGAGAATTTCACTCAAGGGATTCCTTCCAGTGGTAAATATGAGTCAGGCTGAGGGAAAGTTCTTGCATAGATACTGTCTCTACCCAACAATGGAGATTATCTCAAGCATATAACagaagagaagagtaaaaataatCTGGTCTTAGAGAAAATTGTGTATGGTAAGTTATCTCATATTGTCTGGGACTCTcttctttaaaagaattttaaaagtatatctgTTTCTGTCTCACACATGCCTGTTATGCTTGGACCTGAGTATGGCTCATTTAACTTCTGAACTTTAAAGAGATCATTCATGGGTTTTCTCCTTATATTCTATTCCTACTGGAATTTCTGTGGTTTCTTTAACAAATGTACATATCATCACGATGCTGTTTCTCAGCGATGCTCTCAAGTCTTCTTTGGGAGGTCACATGGCTTTGACAGCTACTTGATTTTGAACAACTTCCAGCTATTCTGGCTAAATGGCTCTTACCATTTAAGAAAATAAGTGTTTTATATCAGAGAGAGTATTGCATACTAAGACAAATTTTAGCATAGAGATAGAAGTGAAAAAAGTTATGCATCCAGTGAGAAGTGATGTAAAACTCATTTGTTATGGAATTAACAGGATTAAAATTTGTAACTTGAGAAAAAAGGAAGGCAATTTTAAGTAAAAGAAGGAACTTGGAGTATCTCCCTGTGTACTTCAACCAGTGTTTATATCAGGCAATCTATTAAATCCTCTGAGTCCAGGTTTCTCTTTGTAATATAATAAGTGTTGAGAATCTAACAGCTTTAGGATTACTATCATGAAAAAATTAATGGAAGGACATAGCATCCAGATTAGGATgaaaaatatgttgaaatatatttttttaatactcaAAAAGAGTAACTCACTTTATctcctttttctaatttttcaatttCACTAATCCCAACTGAAAAATTCAAACCTTTCAATTTCACTACTTCCTTTTTGTGAAAATCCACCCTAAGTTATGgtggatcatggcatccagtcccatcacttcatggcaaatagatggggaaacagtggaacagtggctgactttatttttctgggctccaaaatcactgcagatggtgattgcagccatgaaattaaaagatgcttactgcttggaaggaaagttacaaccaacctagacagcatattaaaaagcagagacattactttctcaacaaaggtccatctagtcaaggctatggtttttctagtggtcatgtatggatgtgacagttggactataaagaaagctgagcaccaaagaactgatgcttttgaactgtggtgttggagaagactcttgagagtcccttggactgcaaggagatccaaccagtccttcctaaaggagatcagtcctgggtgtccatttgaaggactgattttgaagctgaaactacaatactttggccacctgaagggaacagctgactcactggaaaagaccctgatgctaggaaagattgagagcaggaggagaaggggacgacagaggatgagatggttggatggcatcactgacttgatggacatgggtttgggtgaactccggagttgttgatggacaggaggcctggagtgctgtggttcattggATTGCgaggagtaggacacgactgagcggctgaactaaCTAAGGCCTTTGTATATATAAtcagaatatttttctcttagaaattaaataaatattatggaGGTTATGTTTATTTGTTAGTTGTGAAACTATTGTCACATGTTCCCATTCTCACAGCAAATATGTGACTTACCTAATTCCTTTAAGAAATTCTTTCCATCCTTTATCTATGCTTCTTAGTTCTCAGTGTAAGGGAAGGGAAAACTACTGCTCATGATGAggtaatagttttcatttttgctcATCTGCTCTCCTTGGTACCACCCTTGAGATTTCAAAGGATAAAAGAAGATGCAACAtatgtacaaatgaacttatatacaaaacagaaatagacccacagacatagaaaacaaatttatggttataaAGGGGGAAAGTGGTGGGATGGGATAAATTACAAGTTTGGGATCAATATACAtgcactattatatataaatagatagctaataaagacctactgtatagcacagggaactatactcaatatttgtaATTACCTAtaagggaaagaatctgaaaaatatgtgtgtgtgtgtgtgtatgtgcatgtgtgtgtataactgaatcctttggctgtacacctaaaactaaaacaatgttgtaaatcaactatatgtcgataaaaaaataaaattaagaaaaggagATGCAACAGCCTAAAAGTAAAATAAGGTCAAG from Ovis aries strain OAR_USU_Benz2616 breed Rambouillet chromosome 7, ARS-UI_Ramb_v3.0, whole genome shotgun sequence includes the following:
- the LOC101122113 gene encoding LOW QUALITY PROTEIN: olfactory receptor 11H12-like (The sequence of the model RefSeq protein was modified relative to this genomic sequence to represent the inferred CDS: inserted 1 base in 1 codon), encoding MNISKPDSSFAFVREFILLGFSYEWKIQSLLFSLCLTIYALTITGNGAIICALWCDQRLHIPMYIFLGNFSFLEIWYVSSTVPKMLVNFLSDKKTISFVGCFLQFYFFFSLGTTECLHLTVMAFDRYLAICRPLHYPNIMTGHLCTKLVLICWVCGFLWFLIPIVLISRMPFCGPNIIDHVVCDPGPXVSAPQTELLCYSLSSIVIFGNFLFILGSYTLVLTAVLHMPSATGRQKAFSTCGSHLAVVSLFYGSLMVMYVSPGLRHSAGMQKVATLFYAMVTPLFNPFIYSFRNKEIKAALRKLLGSFNVM